In Salinarimonas sp., a genomic segment contains:
- a CDS encoding helix-turn-helix transcriptional regulator, whose product MAGNPPRITSEQVRAARGLLRWTQQKLAEESGVSLPTIKRLEAEAGPVGGLNMTATTLRRAFEDAGVVFIDANGGGVGVRFRER is encoded by the coding sequence ATGGCCGGCAATCCGCCCCGCATCACCTCCGAGCAGGTCCGCGCCGCCCGCGGCCTCCTGCGCTGGACCCAGCAGAAGCTCGCCGAGGAATCAGGGGTCTCGCTCCCCACGATCAAGCGCCTCGAGGCCGAGGCGGGCCCGGTCGGCGGGCTCAACATGACCGCCACGACGCTGCGCCGCGCCTTCGAGGACGCGGGGGTGGTGTTCATCGACGCCAACGGGGGTGGGGTGGGAGTGCGATTCCGGGAGCGCTGA